From Streptomyces sp. NBC_01460, a single genomic window includes:
- a CDS encoding Tex family protein: protein MTTSIEGRIAEELGVRERQVKAAVDLLDSGSTVPFIARYRKEATEMLDDAQLRTLEERLRYLRELEDRRAAVLDSVREQGKLDAALEAQIRAADTKARLEDIYLPFKPKRRTKAQIAREAGLEPLAEGLLTDPSVDPAVAAAAFVDAEKGVADAAAALEGARSILAERFSEDADLTGELRERMWSRGRVLAKVRDGKEEAGAKFADYFDFAEPFTALPSHRVLAMLRGEKEDVLDLVLEPEEPSEHPGPSSYENMIARRFGVADRGRPGDKWLGDTVRWAWRTRILVHLGIDLRLRLRTAAEDEAVRVFASNLRDLLLAAPAGTRATLGLDPGFRTGVKVAVVDATGKVVATDVIHPHVPANKWDKSLATLERLAREHQVDLIAIGNGTASRETDKLAGELCDKHPELKLTKVMVSEAGASVYSASAFASQELPDMDVSLRGAVSIARRLQDPLAELVKIDPKSIGVGQYQHDLSEVKLSRSLDAVVEDCVNGVGVDVNTASAPLLSRVSGIGSGLAENIVTHRDANGPFRSRRALKDVARLGPKAYEQCAGFLRIRGGDDPLDGSSVHPEAYPVVRTMAKRTGGDVASLIGASDTLRSLRPDDFVDEKFGLPTVTDIIKELEKPGRDPRPAFRTATFKEGVEKLGDLAPGMVLEGVVTNVAAFGAFVDVGVHQDGLVHVSAMSRTFVKDPRDVVKPGDIVKVKVMDVDIPRKRVSLTLRLDDDAPAGQGGGQGQKRERNAQGGAERPPRQRQGQGQNQGQGQDNRQGGQRRDRRGGGGSGGGAPRPAAAPANSAMADALRRAGLTGGSDRGGAKR from the coding sequence GTGACGACGTCCATCGAAGGCAGGATCGCCGAGGAGCTCGGCGTACGCGAGCGTCAGGTGAAGGCGGCTGTCGACCTGCTCGACAGCGGGTCGACCGTGCCGTTCATCGCGCGCTACCGCAAGGAAGCGACCGAGATGCTCGACGACGCGCAGCTGCGCACGCTCGAGGAACGGCTGCGGTATCTGCGGGAACTCGAGGACCGCCGTGCGGCCGTCCTCGATTCCGTACGTGAACAGGGCAAGCTCGACGCGGCCCTGGAGGCGCAGATCCGGGCGGCCGACACCAAGGCGCGGCTGGAGGACATCTACCTGCCCTTCAAGCCGAAGCGCCGGACGAAGGCGCAGATCGCGCGTGAGGCGGGCCTGGAACCCCTGGCCGAGGGGCTGCTCACCGACCCGTCCGTGGACCCGGCCGTCGCGGCCGCGGCCTTCGTCGACGCCGAGAAGGGTGTCGCGGACGCGGCTGCCGCCCTGGAGGGCGCCCGGTCGATCCTGGCGGAGCGCTTCTCGGAGGACGCCGACCTGACGGGCGAGCTGCGTGAACGCATGTGGTCGCGCGGCAGGGTCCTCGCCAAGGTGAGGGACGGCAAGGAGGAGGCGGGCGCGAAGTTCGCCGACTACTTCGACTTCGCCGAGCCGTTCACCGCGCTGCCCTCGCACCGGGTCCTCGCGATGCTGCGGGGCGAGAAGGAGGACGTCCTCGACCTGGTTCTGGAGCCGGAGGAGCCGTCGGAGCACCCCGGTCCCTCGTCGTACGAGAACATGATCGCCCGCCGTTTCGGCGTCGCCGACCGCGGGCGTCCTGGCGACAAGTGGCTGGGCGACACGGTGCGGTGGGCCTGGCGGACCAGGATCCTCGTGCATCTCGGCATCGATCTCCGGCTCCGGCTGCGCACCGCGGCGGAGGACGAGGCCGTGCGCGTGTTCGCGTCGAACCTGCGTGACCTGCTGCTCGCCGCACCGGCCGGCACCCGGGCGACCCTGGGGCTCGACCCCGGTTTCCGTACCGGGGTGAAGGTCGCCGTCGTCGACGCGACCGGCAAGGTCGTCGCCACGGACGTCATCCACCCGCACGTACCGGCGAACAAGTGGGACAAGTCGCTCGCCACGCTGGAGCGCCTGGCGAGGGAGCATCAGGTCGACCTGATCGCGATCGGGAACGGCACGGCGTCCCGCGAGACCGACAAGCTCGCTGGTGAACTGTGCGACAAGCACCCCGAGCTGAAGCTCACCAAGGTGATGGTGTCGGAGGCGGGCGCCTCGGTGTACTCGGCGTCGGCCTTCGCCTCGCAGGAACTCCCGGACATGGACGTGTCGTTGCGCGGCGCGGTCTCGATCGCACGGCGACTGCAGGACCCGCTGGCCGAACTGGTGAAGATCGACCCGAAGTCGATCGGCGTCGGCCAGTACCAGCACGACCTCTCCGAGGTGAAGCTGTCGCGTTCCCTGGACGCGGTGGTCGAGGACTGCGTGAACGGCGTCGGGGTCGACGTCAACACCGCCTCGGCCCCGCTGCTCTCGCGGGTGTCGGGCATCGGGTCCGGGCTGGCCGAGAACATCGTGACCCACCGGGACGCCAACGGACCGTTCCGCTCACGCCGGGCCCTCAAGGACGTGGCGCGGCTGGGCCCGAAGGCGTACGAGCAGTGCGCCGGCTTCCTCCGGATCCGGGGCGGCGACGACCCCCTGGACGGGTCGAGCGTGCACCCGGAGGCGTATCCCGTCGTGCGGACGATGGCGAAGCGGACCGGCGGCGACGTCGCTTCGCTGATCGGCGCCTCGGACACGCTCCGGTCGCTGCGGCCGGACGATTTCGTGGACGAGAAGTTCGGCCTTCCGACGGTCACGGACATCATCAAGGAGCTGGAGAAACCGGGCCGCGACCCCCGGCCCGCCTTCCGGACGGCCACCTTCAAGGAGGGCGTCGAGAAGCTCGGCGACCTGGCCCCCGGGATGGTGCTGGAGGGTGTCGTCACGAACGTGGCGGCGTTCGGCGCGTTCGTCGACGTCGGCGTCCACCAGGACGGCCTCGTGCACGTGTCGGCGATGTCGCGGACCTTCGTCAAGGACCCGAGGGACGTCGTGAAGCCGGGCGACATCGTGAAGGTGAAGGTCATGGACGTCGACATCCCGCGCAAGCGGGTTTCACTGACCCTGCGGCTCGACGACGACGCCCCGGCCGGGCAGGGCGGCGGACAGGGCCAGAAGCGCGAACGGAACGCGCAGGGCGGTGCCGAGCGCCCGCCCCGCCAGCGGCAGGGTCAGGGCCAGAATCAGGGTCAGGGCCAGGACAACCGTCAGGGCGGCCAGCGCCGGGACCGGCGCGGAGGCGGTGGCAGCGGTGGTGGAGCACCCCGGCCCGCGGCGGCCCCGGCCAACAGCGCGATGGCTGACGCGCTGCGGCGCGCGGGACTGACGGGCGGTTCCGACCGGGGCGGCGCCAAGCGCTGA
- a CDS encoding SCO6745 family protein, whose translation MSTLPPRAGRRCHNAVNPLHSCVYFSPDLGKEFAELGVENESRVYFAARGAALGAVGAGAVTATFYNFNHELVARHLPAVWSDITPEAALDARLRAADSTLRRVLGEETLASPEMAEAAALALRATEACTRHARPLYAAHADLPVPEQPHLAYWHAATLLREHRGDAHLAALLTAGLDPLEALVSHTATGKGMAPRWVLATRGWRRTDWDAAVERLRGRGLLDAEGELTDAGTALRAGLEESTDLMDAAPYEHLGAEGVDRLTELARGFLFTAASAGAFPEDLVGKG comes from the coding sequence ATGAGCACTCTTCCGCCGCGCGCCGGGCGCCGCTGCCACAACGCCGTCAACCCGCTGCACTCCTGCGTCTACTTCTCCCCCGACCTCGGCAAGGAGTTCGCGGAGCTCGGCGTCGAGAACGAGAGCCGCGTCTACTTCGCCGCCCGCGGTGCTGCCCTGGGGGCTGTCGGAGCGGGTGCGGTCACCGCGACCTTCTACAACTTCAACCATGAGCTCGTGGCCCGCCACCTGCCCGCCGTCTGGTCGGACATCACCCCCGAGGCGGCGCTCGACGCCCGCCTCCGGGCGGCCGACTCGACGCTGCGCCGGGTCCTCGGCGAGGAGACCCTCGCCTCCCCCGAGATGGCGGAGGCGGCGGCGCTGGCCCTGCGCGCCACCGAGGCGTGCACCCGTCACGCCCGTCCGCTGTACGCGGCGCACGCGGACCTGCCGGTGCCGGAGCAGCCGCATCTGGCGTACTGGCACGCGGCGACGCTGCTGCGCGAACACCGCGGCGACGCGCACCTGGCCGCGCTGCTCACGGCCGGCCTGGACCCGCTGGAAGCCCTGGTCAGCCACACCGCCACCGGCAAGGGCATGGCGCCCCGCTGGGTCCTGGCCACCCGCGGCTGGCGGCGCACGGACTGGGACGCGGCGGTGGAGCGGCTGCGCGGCCGGGGCCTGCTGGACGCCGAGGGCGAACTGACCGACGCGGGCACCGCCCTCCGTGCCGGGCTGGAGGAGTCGACGGACCTGATGGACGCCGCGCCGTACGAGCACCTGGGCGCCGAGGGCGTGGACCGGCTCACCGAACTGGCCCGGGGATTCCTGTTCACCGCGGCCTCCGCGGGCGCGTTCCCGGAGGACCTGGTCGGCAAGGGCTGA
- a CDS encoding GlxA family transcriptional regulator — protein MKQRSVLVVLFEGVQSLDVSGPMEVFAGASRFPGISYELRTASLDGAPVRCSSGLTLVPDGTLDDAATPDLLLVPGGAGTRAPEPALVAWIRAHAPSAGQLVSVCTGALLLAAAGQLDGHRVTTHWSVCAHLARSHPDVEVDPDPIFVRDGRLATSAGVTAGIDLALALVEEEHGREVALGIARHLVVFLRRPGNQAQFSAQLTAQTAVREPLRDVQHWVTEHPDADLSVEALAARARLSPRHFARAFQAETGLTPGRYVERVRLEQARRLLEDTTEGVAGIARASGYGTPEAMRRAFVKALGTAPAEYRRRFRTQSV, from the coding sequence ATGAAGCAGCGATCCGTGCTCGTCGTCCTCTTCGAAGGCGTCCAGAGCCTCGACGTCAGCGGCCCCATGGAGGTCTTCGCGGGCGCCTCCCGGTTCCCCGGGATCTCCTACGAGCTGCGCACCGCCTCGCTCGACGGCGCGCCGGTCCGCTGCTCCAGCGGTCTCACCCTCGTCCCCGACGGCACCCTCGACGACGCCGCGACGCCCGATCTCCTCCTGGTGCCGGGCGGTGCGGGCACCCGCGCGCCGGAACCGGCGCTCGTCGCCTGGATCCGCGCGCACGCCCCGTCGGCCGGGCAGCTGGTCTCGGTCTGCACCGGCGCGCTGCTCCTGGCCGCCGCGGGCCAGCTCGACGGCCACCGGGTGACCACCCACTGGTCGGTCTGCGCCCATCTCGCCCGCAGCCATCCGGACGTGGAGGTGGACCCGGACCCCATCTTCGTACGCGACGGACGACTGGCCACCTCCGCCGGCGTCACCGCGGGCATCGACCTCGCGCTCGCCCTGGTCGAGGAGGAGCACGGGAGGGAGGTGGCGCTCGGCATCGCCCGCCATCTGGTCGTCTTCCTGCGCCGTCCCGGGAACCAGGCACAGTTCAGCGCCCAGCTCACCGCGCAGACCGCCGTCCGCGAACCGCTCCGCGACGTACAGCACTGGGTCACCGAGCATCCGGACGCGGACCTCTCTGTGGAGGCGCTGGCAGCCCGGGCCAGGCTCTCGCCCCGCCACTTCGCGCGTGCCTTCCAGGCGGAGACCGGCCTGACCCCCGGCAGGTACGTCGAGCGCGTACGCCTGGAACAGGCCCGCCGGCTGCTGGAGGACACCACCGAGGGTGTCGCCGGGATCGCCCGTGCCAGCGGCTACGGCACTCCGGAGGCGATGCGCCGGGCCTTCGTGAAGGCCCTCGGCACGGCGCCCGCCGAGTACCGCCGGCGCTTCCGCACCCAGTCCGTGTGA
- a CDS encoding DJ-1/PfpI family protein has protein sequence MQIAIVLFDRFTALDAVGPYEMLSRAPGAETVLVAERTGPVRNDSGSLSLVADRTLAEVPAPDLVIVPGGPGQSDQMENGTLLDWLRTADATSTWTTSVCSGSLLLGAAGLLTGRRATSHWLALDALKDHGAEPTGERVVVDGKYVTAAGVSAGIDMGLTLLGRIAGDTYARTVQLLTEYDPQPPYDTGSPEKAPAAMVAEWRARSRFILT, from the coding sequence ATGCAGATCGCCATCGTGCTCTTCGACCGCTTCACCGCGCTCGACGCCGTCGGCCCGTACGAGATGCTCAGCCGGGCCCCCGGTGCCGAGACCGTCCTCGTCGCGGAACGGACGGGGCCCGTGCGCAACGACAGCGGGAGCCTCTCGCTCGTCGCCGACCGCACGCTCGCCGAGGTGCCCGCGCCCGACCTGGTCATCGTGCCGGGCGGCCCCGGACAGAGCGACCAGATGGAGAACGGGACGCTGCTCGACTGGCTGCGCACGGCCGACGCCACCAGCACGTGGACGACCTCCGTCTGCTCCGGTTCGCTCCTGCTCGGCGCCGCCGGACTGCTCACCGGACGGCGCGCCACCTCGCACTGGCTCGCCCTCGACGCCCTGAAGGACCACGGGGCCGAGCCCACGGGCGAGCGGGTCGTCGTCGACGGCAAGTACGTCACCGCCGCCGGGGTCTCCGCGGGCATCGACATGGGCCTCACCCTGCTCGGCAGGATCGCGGGGGACACGTACGCCCGGACCGTCCAGCTCCTGACCGAGTACGACCCGCAGCCGCCCTACGACACGGGATCCCCGGAGAAGGCGCCTGCGGCCATGGTCGCGGAATGGCGGGCGAGGAGCCGGTTCATCCTGACGTAG
- a CDS encoding enoyl-CoA hydratase/isomerase family protein, with protein MDLRERTAPTEPRLEHTVVDGVATVVISNPAKRNAMTTGMWQALPALLEALASEPGVRVLVLTGAGDTFCAGADIGSLRDPGGRPQALAVEAEEALAAFPRPTLAAVRGYCVGGGSQLAAACDLRFAEEGASFGVTPAKLGIVYTASSTRRLVSLVGPASAKYLLFSGELIGTERALRTGLVDEVLPAGGLEDRVRSFARVLASRSQLTQAAAKEFAAGREDRDAYWSEQARGSGDTAEGVAAFLERRAPRFTWTTGSAESAPTSG; from the coding sequence ATGGACCTCAGGGAGCGGACGGCACCGACGGAGCCACGGCTGGAGCACACGGTCGTGGACGGCGTCGCCACCGTCGTCATCAGCAACCCCGCCAAGCGCAACGCCATGACCACCGGAATGTGGCAGGCGCTGCCCGCGCTGCTGGAGGCCCTGGCCTCGGAGCCGGGCGTGCGCGTCCTCGTGCTCACCGGCGCCGGTGACACCTTCTGCGCAGGTGCGGACATCGGCTCCCTCCGGGACCCGGGCGGGCGCCCCCAGGCCCTCGCGGTGGAGGCGGAGGAGGCCCTGGCGGCGTTCCCCCGGCCGACCCTGGCCGCCGTGCGCGGGTACTGCGTGGGCGGCGGCAGCCAGCTCGCGGCGGCGTGCGACCTGCGGTTCGCCGAGGAGGGCGCGTCCTTCGGTGTGACCCCGGCCAAGCTCGGGATCGTCTACACCGCGTCCTCGACCCGCCGGCTCGTCTCCCTGGTCGGCCCGGCATCGGCGAAGTACCTGCTGTTCTCCGGTGAGCTGATCGGTACGGAACGCGCCCTGCGCACGGGGCTCGTGGACGAGGTCCTGCCGGCCGGCGGTCTGGAGGACCGGGTGCGTTCCTTCGCGCGGGTCCTGGCGTCGCGCTCGCAGCTGACGCAGGCGGCGGCGAAGGAGTTCGCCGCCGGCCGCGAGGACCGCGACGCGTACTGGTCGGAGCAGGCGCGCGGCAGCGGCGACACCGCGGAGGGGGTCGCCGCCTTCCTGGAGCGCCGTGCTCCCCGTTTCACCTGGACGACGGGGAGCGCGGAGTCCGCGCCTACGTCAGGATGA